The Ornithinimicrobium sufpigmenti genome includes the window GTAGGGGTGCTGCATGACCGGCATGAACTCCACGTGCGTGAAGCCCAGGTCGGAGACGTAGTCCACCAGCTCGTCGGCCAGCTGCTCGTAGGACAGCCCCTGCTTCCAGCTGCCCAGGTGCATCTCGTAGATGCTCATCGGGCCGTGGTGGATGTCGGTCTCCGAGCGCCGCCGCAGCCACTCGGCGTCGCCCTCGCTCCAGCGGTGCCGGCTGACGGTGACCACAGAGTTGTTGAAGGGCGGCACCTCGGTGGCCCGCGCCATCGGGTCGGCCTTGGCCCGCCGTACCCCGTCCGGGCCGGTGATGTCGTACTTGTAGTGGGCGCCCTCGCGCACACCAGGCACGAACAGCTCCCACACCCCCACGGTGTCGTGCGCCCGCAGGGCGTGGGTGGTGCCGTTCCAGCCGTTGAAGTCGCCGATGACGTGCACGGCCAGCGCGTTGGGTGCCCACACCGCGAAGCGGGTGCCGGTGACCGGGCCCAGCTCGTCGCGCACGGTCATCACGTGCGAGCCGAGCGCCCGCCAGAGCTCCTCGTGCCGGCCCTCGCCGATGAGGTGCAGGTCGGTCTCGCCCAGGCTGGGCGCGTGCCGGTAGGCCTCGTCGACCAGCTGCGCGCCGTCCGCGCCGGCCACCTGGAGCCGGTAGGCCGGGACCTGCGGCTCGGGGATCACCGCGACCCAGATGCCGCCGGTCTCGTGCCGCATCGGGACGGTGCGGCCGTGGCCCAGCACCACCTCGACCGACTCCGCCTCCGGCTGCAGGGTGCGGATGGTGACGTGTCCCTCGTGCGGGTGGGCGCCCAGCAGCGAGTGCGGGTCGCGGTGCAGGCCGTGGACGACGTCGGTCGCCTCCTCCAGGTCGAGGGGGCGGGTATGCGGTGCAGCGGGCTCGGTCGGCCCCTCCAGCGTGCGGCGCACCACCGGGGTGCCGGCCCGGACGCCGCTGGTCGCGGCGTCCTGGTCGGAGTCGTCCCCGGGTAGGCCGTCCGGCACCAGTCGGCCGGTGACCACGTCGGGGGAGCCGATGGCGTCCCGCCAGGCCCGGTCCCGCGAGGCCGCGGGGTCGACGTCGACGACGCCCGACCAGCCGGAGGCGCTCAGGGCGCGCTGCTCGCCCGGGGTCAGGGTCCTGTCGTCGGCACCAGCCGCAGGGGTGTCGGCCGGGGTCTCGACGGTGTCCGCGGAGCGGTGACCCACCGGTGCCAGCGGCGGCAGCTCCAGGTCGAAGGCTCCGCGCGGCGGGGTGACCGGTGCGTGCGGGACCCCGCCGCTGGCCAGGCCGCGGGCGCCGGGGTGGGTCACGTCCGGCTGCACGTGCTCGACCTCGATGAGGCTGGAGCCGTAGTCGTCGTCCGGGATGCTGGCGTCGGGGGTCTCGGCCTCCTCGCCGGTGCTCTCCTCGACAGCCACTGCAGTCTCCTCGGTGTCCTCGGTGTCCTTGGTGTGCTTGGCCTGGTCGGTGTGCCCGGTGTGCCCGGTGTGCCCGGTGTGCTCAGCCTGCTCGGCCTGCTCGGTGCGCGCGACCTCATCGGTGCTCCGGACCGGGGCTGCGGCTCCGGAGACGGTGACGGCCGGAGCTGCGTCGAGGGACGGCGCACCCTCCGGGTCGGTCACGCCCGCCAGGGGGCTGCCGGTGGCTGTCCCGGGTGTCGCGTCCTCAGACCCGACGACCTCGTGCTCGACGACCTCGTGCTCGACGACCTCGTGCTCAGGGGCCGCGTCCGCACCCGGCGCAGCCTGGTCCGCTCCCGCGACGAGGCGGTGCACCGCGGCCACGGGGATCGGGAGCCAGTCGGGGCGGTTGCGGGCCTCGTAGCTGGCCTCGTACAGCGCCTTGTCCAGCTCCAGGGCGTCCAGCACGTCCTGCTGCGCCGTGAGGTCCTCCCCGGACTCCTCGGCATACCCCTCCAGGAAGGCGGCACGGGCCGCGCGCGCCCACCCGGCGCGCTCCCCGGTCGGGGAGACGGAGGCCGCCGCGTAGTCGAAGGAGCGCAGCATGCCCGCGACGTCCCGGAGCGCCAGGTCGGGGGCCGTCCGCTCGGGCAGGGGGCGCAGCGGCTCACCCTCGAAGTCCAGGAGCACCCAGCCCCGGTCCGGCACCTGCAGCACCTGACCCAGGTGGTAGTCGCCGTGGATGCGCTGCAGGGTCGGCAGGGGCTGCGACTCCAGGCGTGCGTAGACCGCCTCGACCTGGTCGCTGAGCCCGGCCAGCTCGGGAGCGTCGGCGTAGGCCTCCTGTGCGCGGCGGCGCATCCGGGTGACGAGCGTGCGACGGTGCTCGTCCTCGGGCTCGGTGGTCCCGAAGGCCTCGCGCAGCGCCCGGTGGACAGCCGCGGTGGCGGCACCCAGGGTGCGGGCCGCGGGGGTGAAGTCGACCTCGTCCTGGCAGGCCTCCAGGGCGGTCTGCCACGCGTCCCGCGTGTCCGGCAGGAACTCCTGGGCGAAGACCAGGTGTCCGCGGGCCTCGCCGTCCTCCGTCGACCAGCGACCCTCGACGTAGCCGATCGGGCTCGGCACCTGGCGGGACCCGGTGGCGCTGATGGCGGCCTGGACGATCACGTCCGGGTTGTCCCCGTCGGCCAGGACGCGGAAGACCTTGATGATGACCGGCGCGGCCTCGCGGTGCAGCTGCACCATGATCGAGGTGTTGGACTGCTCGCCCGTGAGCACCCGCGCGGTGCGCAGGGCCGGCACGGTGTCGTCGGCCGTGAGCCGGCGGGTGTGCGCCGAGGGCACGTCGGTGCCGGCATACATGTGGTGCAGCAGCACCTGGGCGAAGACCGGGTCGTGCGTGGCGTCGTACACGTAGCGGGTGCCCAGCTCGCTGTGCTCCGCCGTGCCGACCAGGCCGGCGGACATGAACTCCACCGCCTCGGCCCGGTACGACAGCGGGATCTGGTAGACGACCTGCTCCGGACCGGACTCGTCGACGACGATGTGGACATCGAGCCCGACCTCGCCCAGCGGGTCCTCCCACCGCACGGAGCCGACCCGGCGCAGCCGCGGTGGGCCCCCGGCCGTCTTGCCGCGGAACCACCGCTGGCGCGCGACCCAGCCCGGCAGGAACTCCTCGAACGGCGGCGTCAGGGTGGACATCAGGACTCCTCGGTGACGGCGGTGACGTCGGTGACCTCAGGTGCACCAGGGGCCGTGGCTGCGGGGACGGCCGGGGTCAGACCGAGCCAGTAGAAGCCACGGGACCCGAGGGTGAGCGTGACCGTGCCGTCGGCGGTGACGTCGACGAAGCCCTGGCCGCCGAACAGGTCCTGGACCTGGGCGCCCTTGAACTGCTCGGGCAGGACCACGGTCGCCGCCTGCGGGCGGGAGGACAGGTTGTTGACGCACAGCACCGCGGGCACGCCCTCGCGCGGGTCGTGCTCCGCGGCCTCGGGCAGCACCCGGGCGAACGCCAGCACCGTGTCGTTGTCGGCCTCGCAGGGGACGTACTCGCCCACCCCGAAGACCTCGTGGGCCGAGCGCACGTGCAGCATCCCGCGGGTCCAGTGCAGCAGGGAGGAGCCGCTGGCCATCTGGGCCTCGACGTTGACGTTGTTGTAGTGGTAGACGAGCGAGCTGACCACGGGCAGGTAGAGCTTGCCCGGGTCCGCGGTGGAGAAGCCGGCGTTGCGGTCGGGGGTCCACTGCATGGGGGTCCGGACCGCGTCGCGGTCGCTGAGCCAGATGTTGTCGCCCATCCCGATCTCGTCGCCGTAGTACAGGCACGGAGAGCCCGGCAGGGAGAGCAGCAGCGCGTTGATGAGCTCCAGCTCGCTGCGGGAGTTGTCCAGCAGCGGAGCCAGCCGACGACGGATGCCGATGTTGGCCCGCATCCGGGGGTCGGGGGCGTACCAGCCGTACATCGCCGCCCGCTCCTCGGCGCTGACCATCTCCAGGGTCAGCTCGTCGTGGTTGCGCAGGAAGGTGCCCCACTGCGTGCCCGCGGGGATGGGCGGGGTCTCGTCCATCACCCGGATGATCGGCTCGGCCTTCTCCTCCCGCAGCGCGTAGTACAGCCGCGGCATGACCGGGAAGTGGAAGCACATGTGACACTCGGGGGCGTCCTCGGTGCCGTAGTAGTCGACGACCTCGGCGGGCATCTGGTTGGCCTCGGCCAGCAGCACCCGGCCGGGGTACTCCGCGTCGACCATGGCCCGCAGCTCGGCGAGGAACTCGTGGGTCCGCGGCAGGTTCTCGCAGTTGGTGCCCTCCTCCTCGAAGAGGTAGGGCACCGCGTCGAGGCGGAAGCCGTCGATCCCGAGGTCCATCCAGAACCGGACGACGTCGAACATGGCCTCCTGGACGGCCGGGTTCTCGAAGTTGAGGTCGGGCTGGTGGGAGAAGAAGCGGTGCCAGAAGAACTGCCGCCGGACCGGGTCGAAGGTCCAGTTGGAGGTCTCGGTGTCGACGAAGATGATCCGGGCGTCGGCATACTTCTCGTCGGTGTCGGACCAGACGTAGAAGTCGCCGTACGGCCCCTCCGGGTCCGACCGGCTGGCCTGGAACCAGGCGTGCTGGTCGCTGGTGTGGTTCATCACCAGGTCGGTGATGATGCGGATCCCGCGCTCGTGCGCCTGGCTGATCAGCTCGCGGAAGTCCGGCAGGGTGCCGAACTCGGGCAGGACCGCGGTGTAGTCCGCCACGTCATACCCACCGTCGCGCAGGGGGGAGGCGTAGAACGGGGGGATCCACAGGCAGTCCACCCCCAGCCACTGCAGGTAGTCGAGGCGGTTGATCAGGCCGGTGAAGTCGCCGGACCCGGACCCGTCGGAGTCGTCGAAGGCTCGGACGAGCACCTCGTAGAAGACGGCCTTGCGGAACCAGTCAGGGTCGTGCTTGAGGCCCGGCTGGTGCAGGTTCAGCCCGCGCATCGTGCTCCTTTTCTCAGGCCGTGTTCAGGCTGTGGTCGCGTGGACGATGTGGACGGGCTCCCGCCCGTAGCCGGGGCCGAGCTCGACGTAGGGCGCATCGTCCCAGATCCAGTCCGCGCCGGTCACCAGGTCGTGGGCGCGGAAGCGCTGGCCAGGGTGCTCGCCCAGCCCCAGCCCCAGCGCGCCCAGGTCGAGGCGCAGCCGGGAGCCGTGGATGCCGAAGGGGTCGAGGTTGGCCACGACGATGATCGTGTCCTGGTGCGAACCGTCGTCCGCCCCGCCGCCGTGCTTGGAGAAGACCAGCAGGTTCTCGTTGTCCGCGTGGTGGAAGGTGATGTTGCGCAGCCAGTGCAGGCTGGGGTGCCCCCGGCGGATCCGGTTCAGCAGGGTGAGCCACCCGGTCAGGTCGGCCCGGCCTGGGATGGCTTCACCCCACCTGCGGTCCTTGTACTCGTACTTCTCGTTGTCGATGTGCTCCTCGGCGCCCGGCCGGGGGACGTTCTCGACGTGCTCGAAGCCGGCGTAGATGCCGTAGGTGGGCACCAGGGTCGCGGCGAGCGCGGAGCGGACCAGGTGCGCGGTGACGCCGCCGGTCTGCATGTAGGGGGTCAGGATGTCGTGCGTGGTCGGCCAGAAGCTCGGGCGCATGTAGGGCGCGGTCTCGGTGGCCAACTCGGTCACGTACTCGCGCAGCTCCTCGGCAGTGTTGCGCCACGCGTAGTAGGTGTAGGACTGCTGGAAGCCCACCTTGGCCAGGGTGCGCATCATCATCGGCTTGGTGAACGCCTCGGAGAGCCAGATGACCTCGGGGTGGTCCACCGCCACGTCGGCGATCAGCCACTGCCAGAACTCCACGGGCTTGGTGTGCGGGTTGTCGACCCGGAAGATCTTGACCCCGTGGTCGATCCAGACCTGGATGACCCGCCGCACCTCGGCGTAGATGGTGTCGGGGGCGTTGTCGAAGTTGAGCGGGTAGATGTCCTGGTACTTCTTCGGCGGGTTCTCGGCGTAGGCGATGGAGCCGTCGGCCCGGGTGGTGAAGAACTCGGGGTGCTCCCGCGCCCAGGGGTGGTCGGGGGAGGCCTGCAGCGCCAGGTCGAGGGCGACCTGCAGCCCCTCCTCCTCCGCGCGGGCGACGAAGGCGTCGAAGTCGTCCCAGTCGCCGAGGTCCGGGTGGAGGGCGTCGTGGCCGCCGTCGGGCGACCCGATGGCGTAGGGGGAGCCAGGGTCGTGCTCCTCGGTCGTCAGGCTGTTGTTGCGGCCCTTGCGGTTCGTGGTGCCGATGGGGTGCACGGGAGTGAGGTAGACCACGTCGAAGCCCATCTCGGCGATCGCCGGCAGCCGCTCCGCCGCGGTCGCGAAGGTGCCGGTGGTCCACAGCCCGGTCTCCGGGTCGAGGGTCGCGCCCTCGGACCGGGGAAAGATCTCGTACCAGGCGCCGGTCAGGGCCAGGGGGCGTTCCACCCACCAGGTGTAGGTGGGGCTCGCGCTCACCGCGTCGCGCAGCGGGCTCCTGGTCATCACCTCCCGGACCTGGGGGGAGATGCCGGCCTGCAGGCGCTCCTCGGCGGACAGCTCCGCGCGGCGCAGCAGGTCGACGGCCTCCTCCAGGACGCTCCGGCCCGCGTCGGTGTGGTCGACCTCGTCGATCGCCCGTTCCAGGACCCGGGCACCCTCCTCCAGCATGAGCTCCACGTCCACCCCGGCGCGGACCTTGATGGTGCCGTCGTGCTCCCACGTGCCGTACGGGTCGGACCACCCCTCGACCCGGAAGCTCCATACCCCCTCCCGGTCGGCGTGCACCACGGTGCGCCAGTGCGAGAGGCCGGGGTTGGTGCTCACCATGGGGACGTGCCGCTCGCGGCCGTCCGGGTCGACGAGCACGGCGGTGGCGTTGACCGCGTCGTGCCCCTCCCGGAAGACGGTGGCGGAGAGGGTGAACAGCTCCCCGACGACGGACTTGGTGGGGCGCCGTCCGCCGTCGACGACGGGCTCGACGTCCAGGACCGGTATGCGGCCGATCGGCTCCTGCCCGAGCAGGGCCAGCACGGAGCGGTCCGGCGCGGGCGTGGACGACGTGGGCTGGGCGGGCGTGGTCGAGTGCTCGGTCACGCGCCCCACGCTACCCGGACCGGGCCATCCCGACCACGCGGTCGTCAACGCCCCGGCGGAGAGTGCTCGACCCGGCCCACCAGCACGGTGAACGAGGTGGCTCCGGTGGGGCGCACCTCGCCCTGACCCACCACCCGCTGCAGGTCGGCAGGCTGCTCCTGGCTGTCGGCCGCGGCCGGGCGTTCGCTGGTCCAGCGGACGGTCCAGTCGAGCACCCTCTCCAGGGTCGGCAGCCTCACGTCGATGCGGTCCGGCCCGGCGTGCAGCACCAGGGCCACCACCTGGGGGGTGGTGTCCGGGGCGTTGCCCGTCCCGTCGGCGTCCTGGTGGAGGGAGTCGTAGACGGCGACGACCGTGCGGCGCCAGGGGTCCTGCCAGCCCTGCTCGGTGACCTGGTGGCCGTGCTCGTCGTACCAGCGCAGCCGGCTCCGGCCGGGCACGGCGTCGTGCAGCGGGAACTCCGCCGGGCGCAGCACGGCCAGCTCACGGCGCAGCTCCGTCAGGGAGCGGGCGTCGACCAGGACCTCTCGCTGCCAGGGCTCCAGCTGCCAGTCGACCCAGGTGAGGGGGCTGTCCTGGCAGTAGGCGTTGTTGTTGCCCTCCTGCGTGCGGCCCATCTCATCGCCCCCCAGCAGCATGGGCACGCCGGTGGAGAGCAGGACCGTGGCCAGCAGGTTGCGCACCGAGCGCTCGCGGGAGGCCCTGACCAGCGGGTCGGTGCTCGGGCCCTCGACGCCGTGGTTGAAGGACCGGTTGTCACCGTGGCCGTCCCGGTTGTCCTCGCCGTTGGCGTAGTTGTGCCGCTGCTCGTAGGCGGTGAGGTCGGCGAGGGTGAAGCCGTCGTGGCTGGCGACGTAGTTGACCGAGGCCGTCGGGCCGCGGTCGTCGTGGCCGAACAGGTCGGCCGAGCCCGCCAGCCGCGGGGCCAGGTCCCGGATGCCGTGCCCGGGTATGCCGTTCAGCTGCCGCCCGACGTCGGCGAGCCAGAAGCTGCGCACGCCGTCGCGGTAGCGGTCGTTCCACTCGGCCATCGGCCCGGGGAACTGGCCGGTGCGCCAGCCGTGGACGCCCACGTCCCACGGCTCGGCGATGAGCTTGACCTGCGACAGCACCGGGTCGGTCTGCAGGGCGACGTGGAAGGGGTGGTCGCGGTCGTAGGCGTCGTCGCGCCCCCGGGCCAGGGCTGGCGCGAGGTCGAACCGGAAGCCGTCGACGTGGTAGCGCTCCACCCAGTGGCGCAGGGAGTCCAGGACCATGCGGGCCACCATCGGCTCGCGCAGGTCCACCGTGTTGCCGCAGCCGGTCACGTCGATGTCCCGCCCCCGCCCGTCCAGCCGGTAGTAGCTGCGGTTGTCCAGGCCACGCCAGGACAGCGTGGGTCCCTCCCCGCTGCCCTGCTCGGCGGTGTGGTTGTAGACGACGTCGAGGATGACCTCCAGCCCCGCGGCGTGCAGGGCCT containing:
- the glgB gene encoding 1,4-alpha-glucan branching protein GlgB: MSTLTPPFEEFLPGWVARQRWFRGKTAGGPPRLRRVGSVRWEDPLGEVGLDVHIVVDESGPEQVVYQIPLSYRAEAVEFMSAGLVGTAEHSELGTRYVYDATHDPVFAQVLLHHMYAGTDVPSAHTRRLTADDTVPALRTARVLTGEQSNTSIMVQLHREAAPVIIKVFRVLADGDNPDVIVQAAISATGSRQVPSPIGYVEGRWSTEDGEARGHLVFAQEFLPDTRDAWQTALEACQDEVDFTPAARTLGAATAAVHRALREAFGTTEPEDEHRRTLVTRMRRRAQEAYADAPELAGLSDQVEAVYARLESQPLPTLQRIHGDYHLGQVLQVPDRGWVLLDFEGEPLRPLPERTAPDLALRDVAGMLRSFDYAAASVSPTGERAGWARAARAAFLEGYAEESGEDLTAQQDVLDALELDKALYEASYEARNRPDWLPIPVAAVHRLVAGADQAAPGADAAPEHEVVEHEVVEHEVVGSEDATPGTATGSPLAGVTDPEGAPSLDAAPAVTVSGAAAPVRSTDEVARTEQAEQAEHTGHTGHTGHTDQAKHTKDTEDTEETAVAVEESTGEEAETPDASIPDDDYGSSLIEVEHVQPDVTHPGARGLASGGVPHAPVTPPRGAFDLELPPLAPVGHRSADTVETPADTPAAGADDRTLTPGEQRALSASGWSGVVDVDPAASRDRAWRDAIGSPDVVTGRLVPDGLPGDDSDQDAATSGVRAGTPVVRRTLEGPTEPAAPHTRPLDLEEATDVVHGLHRDPHSLLGAHPHEGHVTIRTLQPEAESVEVVLGHGRTVPMRHETGGIWVAVIPEPQVPAYRLQVAGADGAQLVDEAYRHAPSLGETDLHLIGEGRHEELWRALGSHVMTVRDELGPVTGTRFAVWAPNALAVHVIGDFNGWNGTTHALRAHDTVGVWELFVPGVREGAHYKYDITGPDGVRRAKADPMARATEVPPFNNSVVTVSRHRWSEGDAEWLRRRSETDIHHGPMSIYEMHLGSWKQGLSYEQLADELVDYVSDLGFTHVEFMPVMQHPYGGSWGYHVTGYFAADSRFGHEDGLRYLIDRLHCAGVGVILDWVPGHFATDPWALARFDGTPTYEHPDPRKGWHPEWGSYIFDFGHPQVRNFLVANATYWLEEFHADGLRVDGVASMLYLDYSREAGQWVPNRYGGRENLEAVALLQETNATAYRRSPGVVMIAEESTSWPGVTAPVDEGGLGFGFKWNMGWMHDTLDYLGQSPYARAHHHHTMTFSLIYAFGEKYILPISHDEVVHGKGSLVRKMSGDAWQKFATLRAFLAYQWSHPGKQLLFMGSEFAQVREWADQGSLSWELTQRPEHAGVQSLVRDLNRLYHELPALWQIDHHEDGFRWLDANDASRNLYSFLRWGDEGPDGLRSAVVVLVNFSGIPQHQVHVGLPYGGRWREALNTDAEVYGGSGQGNLGYVQAYDHPHQHQPFSALVTVPPMGAIYLVPDPEPEEESADEETAAGSDAAGRHPRAGQPARPEDLVDVDQLLAAYTEIEPDPDDVDQQVAFGTSGHRGSALDGAFNEHHILATTQAICDYRRDQGTEGPLFLGRDTHALSGPAWRSALEVLVANGVDVRIDSGDGYTPTPAVSRAILQHNRETPGAGGEADGIVVTPSHNPPRDGGFKYNPPHGGPADTDATGWIADRANELLRAGLDGVQRVPFEQAHASATRYDFMGEYVRALPRVLDLDAIREAGVRIGADPLGGAAVDYWGAIAREHGLDLTVVNPDVDPTWRFMTLDWDGKIRMDCSSPDAMASLIDTMRGEEGGQPRFDVATGNDADADRHGIVTPDAGLMNPNHYLAVAIDYLYGGARPDWPQDVAIGKTLVSSSMIDRVAEGLGQQLVEVPVGFKWFVPGLLDGSVGFGGEESAGASFLCRDGSVWSTDKDGIILALLAAEIIARTGRTPSQRYAELVAEHGDPAYARVDAPAGREQKDRLKRLSAQDVTATELAGEQITAVLTEAPGNDAAIGGVKVTTEHAWFAARPSGTEDVYKIYAESFRGPEHLAQVQAEAQQVVDEALRG
- the treS gene encoding maltose alpha-D-glucosyltransferase, which codes for MRGLNLHQPGLKHDPDWFRKAVFYEVLVRAFDDSDGSGSGDFTGLINRLDYLQWLGVDCLWIPPFYASPLRDGGYDVADYTAVLPEFGTLPDFRELISQAHERGIRIITDLVMNHTSDQHAWFQASRSDPEGPYGDFYVWSDTDEKYADARIIFVDTETSNWTFDPVRRQFFWHRFFSHQPDLNFENPAVQEAMFDVVRFWMDLGIDGFRLDAVPYLFEEEGTNCENLPRTHEFLAELRAMVDAEYPGRVLLAEANQMPAEVVDYYGTEDAPECHMCFHFPVMPRLYYALREEKAEPIIRVMDETPPIPAGTQWGTFLRNHDELTLEMVSAEERAAMYGWYAPDPRMRANIGIRRRLAPLLDNSRSELELINALLLSLPGSPCLYYGDEIGMGDNIWLSDRDAVRTPMQWTPDRNAGFSTADPGKLYLPVVSSLVYHYNNVNVEAQMASGSSLLHWTRGMLHVRSAHEVFGVGEYVPCEADNDTVLAFARVLPEAAEHDPREGVPAVLCVNNLSSRPQAATVVLPEQFKGAQVQDLFGGQGFVDVTADGTVTLTLGSRGFYWLGLTPAVPAATAPGAPEVTDVTAVTEES
- a CDS encoding maltotransferase domain-containing protein; the encoded protein is MTEHSTTPAQPTSSTPAPDRSVLALLGQEPIGRIPVLDVEPVVDGGRRPTKSVVGELFTLSATVFREGHDAVNATAVLVDPDGRERHVPMVSTNPGLSHWRTVVHADREGVWSFRVEGWSDPYGTWEHDGTIKVRAGVDVELMLEEGARVLERAIDEVDHTDAGRSVLEEAVDLLRRAELSAEERLQAGISPQVREVMTRSPLRDAVSASPTYTWWVERPLALTGAWYEIFPRSEGATLDPETGLWTTGTFATAAERLPAIAEMGFDVVYLTPVHPIGTTNRKGRNNSLTTEEHDPGSPYAIGSPDGGHDALHPDLGDWDDFDAFVARAEEEGLQVALDLALQASPDHPWAREHPEFFTTRADGSIAYAENPPKKYQDIYPLNFDNAPDTIYAEVRRVIQVWIDHGVKIFRVDNPHTKPVEFWQWLIADVAVDHPEVIWLSEAFTKPMMMRTLAKVGFQQSYTYYAWRNTAEELREYVTELATETAPYMRPSFWPTTHDILTPYMQTGGVTAHLVRSALAATLVPTYGIYAGFEHVENVPRPGAEEHIDNEKYEYKDRRWGEAIPGRADLTGWLTLLNRIRRGHPSLHWLRNITFHHADNENLLVFSKHGGGADDGSHQDTIIVVANLDPFGIHGSRLRLDLGALGLGLGEHPGQRFRAHDLVTGADWIWDDAPYVELGPGYGREPVHIVHATTA
- the glgX gene encoding glycogen debranching protein GlgX, with amino-acid sequence MPPLSRPRRRTDRPPPLGLTRTEAGPELAVLARHATAVEVEVFGDDGAHAATVPLTRNAYGIWWDSVPQLLPGTRYGLRVDGPWAPEQGHRHNPAKLLLDPYAGAVEGEVSWVPEVYGHRVDRQRGGGHLAGDPGVRDDRDSAPHVPRSVVVDHDRFDWAGDTLPRVPWTDTVIYEAHVRGLTMRHPEVPPELRGTYAGLAHPAVVEHLVELGVTTVELLPVHAFTSEPRLVRQGLSNYWGYNTLGFFAPHPRYAAAQDPQAVVDEVKGAVQALHAAGLEVILDVVYNHTAEQGSGEGPTLSWRGLDNRSYYRLDGRGRDIDVTGCGNTVDLREPMVARMVLDSLRHWVERYHVDGFRFDLAPALARGRDDAYDRDHPFHVALQTDPVLSQVKLIAEPWDVGVHGWRTGQFPGPMAEWNDRYRDGVRSFWLADVGRQLNGIPGHGIRDLAPRLAGSADLFGHDDRGPTASVNYVASHDGFTLADLTAYEQRHNYANGEDNRDGHGDNRSFNHGVEGPSTDPLVRASRERSVRNLLATVLLSTGVPMLLGGDEMGRTQEGNNNAYCQDSPLTWVDWQLEPWQREVLVDARSLTELRRELAVLRPAEFPLHDAVPGRSRLRWYDEHGHQVTEQGWQDPWRRTVVAVYDSLHQDADGTGNAPDTTPQVVALVLHAGPDRIDVRLPTLERVLDWTVRWTSERPAAADSQEQPADLQRVVGQGEVRPTGATSFTVLVGRVEHSPPGR